A genomic window from Terrisporobacter glycolicus ATCC 14880 = DSM 1288 includes:
- the mgtE gene encoding magnesium transporter translates to MDKKQEDSRDLLRDVISLLENNKLLDLIELLEEYHIMDIFDVMENLDEDMQIKLFEVLPIDMSASILEESGPDFFKSILSNIDQEHGRNILEQMSLDDLTDILSEIEEEERHKIMNLLSKEDADDVKELLVYDEDSAGGIMTPGYIEINKNMTAKEAIDHMRENALDAETIYYIYVVDNDEKLVGVLSLRELITARDSVIVEDLMSENIISIDVDEDREEAVRLVSKYDLIAIPVIDKQGVLKGIITVDDIIDVMEEEASEDLYKLAGSSEHERDVAEDQNATPLQQVASSVRARMPWLIIILIMGLLSTILLTKLDFVGSDSTYVNILLFLPVILCLGGSIGMQSSSITIMTLSNRDMTSLNNTLKEILVGIITGVLCGLIGGAGTYIIISNENIALLVGIAIMINMIFGATIGAFVPALLKKLDIDTSIVSAPLVSVILDFIGICIFFLIITVFL, encoded by the coding sequence ATGGATAAGAAACAAGAAGATTCCAGGGATTTGTTAAGGGATGTTATATCCTTACTTGAAAATAATAAATTATTAGATCTAATAGAATTACTAGAAGAATATCATATTATGGATATTTTCGATGTAATGGAAAATTTAGATGAAGATATGCAAATAAAATTATTTGAAGTATTGCCAATAGATATGTCGGCTTCTATTCTAGAAGAAAGTGGTCCAGATTTCTTTAAATCAATATTGTCTAATATAGACCAAGAACATGGTAGGAATATTTTAGAACAAATGTCATTAGATGATTTAACAGATATTTTGAGCGAAATAGAAGAAGAAGAAAGACATAAAATAATGAATCTTTTAAGTAAAGAGGATGCTGATGATGTTAAAGAATTATTAGTATACGATGAAGATTCAGCTGGTGGTATAATGACTCCTGGTTATATTGAAATAAATAAAAATATGACGGCAAAAGAAGCTATAGACCATATGAGAGAAAATGCTTTAGATGCAGAGACGATATATTATATTTACGTAGTAGATAACGATGAAAAATTAGTTGGTGTTTTATCTCTTAGAGAGTTGATAACAGCAAGAGATTCAGTTATTGTAGAAGATTTAATGAGTGAAAATATTATTTCAATAGATGTAGATGAAGATAGAGAAGAAGCAGTTAGATTAGTGTCAAAATATGATTTAATTGCCATACCAGTAATAGATAAACAAGGAGTATTAAAGGGAATAATAACAGTAGATGATATTATAGATGTTATGGAAGAAGAGGCAAGCGAAGACTTATATAAACTGGCTGGTTCTTCAGAACATGAAAGAGATGTAGCAGAAGACCAAAATGCCACACCGCTTCAACAAGTAGCATCTTCTGTTAGAGCTAGAATGCCATGGTTAATAATAATACTAATAATGGGATTATTATCAACAATACTTTTAACAAAGTTAGATTTTGTTGGATCAGATTCAACCTATGTAAATATACTTTTATTTTTGCCTGTTATATTATGTTTAGGTGGAAGTATAGGTATGCAATCATCATCTATAACAATAATGACCTTATCAAACAGAGATATGACATCTTTAAATAATACACTAAAAGAAATTTTAGTAGGTATAATAACAGGTGTATTATGTGGACTGATAGGAGGAGCTGGAACATATATTATAATTAGCAATGAAAATATTGCTTTACTTGTAGGAATAGCAATAATGATAAATATGATATTTGGAGCGACTATTGGAGCATTTGTACCTGCTTTATTAAAGAAATTAGATATAGATACTTCTATAGTATCTGCACCTCTAGTTTCTGTAATACTTGATTTTATAGGAATTTGTATATTTTTCTTAATAATAACTGTATTCCTGTAA
- a CDS encoding pyruvate, water dikinase regulatory protein, protein MESFILYAISDSIGETAQQVAKAAISQFDIKEETYDIRRFPYVSNKEVLLEILESAKSENAIVVYTLVSENLGDIVESFCSKENLHCVDLMSQILNILTEKIGASPKREPGIIRRMNEEYFRRIEAIEFAVKYDDGKDPRGVLKADLVLVGISRTSKTPLSMYLANRNIKVANIPLVPEIPIPKEIYEINPKKIIGLTNTPEKLNEIRQARLKALGLSSSANYAKLDRILEELDYSEEVMKKLSCPVINVANKAIEETAGLIIDIMKENGLKKKIHTAN, encoded by the coding sequence ATGGAGAGTTTTATATTATATGCAATATCCGATTCAATAGGGGAGACTGCACAACAAGTGGCTAAGGCAGCTATATCGCAGTTTGATATAAAAGAAGAAACTTATGATATAAGAAGATTTCCTTATGTGTCTAACAAGGAAGTTCTTCTTGAAATATTAGAAAGCGCTAAAAGTGAAAATGCTATAGTTGTCTATACTTTAGTAAGTGAAAATTTGGGCGATATTGTTGAAAGTTTCTGTTCAAAAGAAAATTTACATTGTGTAGACTTAATGTCTCAAATATTAAATATACTAACAGAAAAAATAGGAGCATCTCCAAAGAGAGAGCCTGGTATAATCCGAAGAATGAATGAAGAATACTTCAGAAGAATAGAGGCCATAGAATTTGCTGTTAAGTATGATGATGGTAAAGACCCAAGAGGAGTATTAAAGGCAGATTTAGTATTAGTGGGAATATCAAGAACTTCAAAAACTCCACTTAGTATGTACCTAGCAAACAGAAATATAAAAGTAGCAAATATTCCTTTAGTACCTGAAATACCAATACCAAAAGAAATATATGAAATAAATCCTAAAAAAATAATAGGACTTACTAACACACCAGAAAAACTTAATGAGATAAGACAAGCAAGACTTAAAGCCCTTGGATTATCAAGTAGCGCAAATTACGCTAAATTAGATAGAATTTTGGAAGAGTTAGACTACTCTGAAGAAGTAATGAAGAAGTTATCTTGTCCAGTTATTAATGTTGCTAATAAAGCGATAGAAGAAACAGCTGGATTAATTATAGATATTATGAAAGAAAATGGTTTAAAGAAAAAAATACACACAGCTAATTAA
- the recO gene encoding DNA repair protein RecO → MVILNTQGIVLKSVTYKENDLILTIYTRKLGKIAAIARGAKKSKSSLLSSSQIFAYSNFTLKKEGNMYRVTQSEIIKSFYNLSYNFEAFSYATHILKLLDNFVIDNQSNNRLFISLAQTLYLFCEENIDMEYVSLCFELKFLDYVGFKPIVNKCVSCNNNNFKNPVFNIYEGGILCERCSDNFKHNLRMNITTANLMDYILKNDILLCSKAKVSKYLINELNKILKIYMNEYLGSINEKSLNVLKSLNKKGVE, encoded by the coding sequence ATGGTAATATTAAACACCCAGGGTATAGTGCTTAAATCAGTCACATATAAAGAGAATGATTTAATTTTAACTATATATACTAGAAAACTGGGAAAGATAGCTGCAATAGCTAGAGGAGCAAAGAAAAGTAAAAGTTCTTTATTGTCCTCTTCGCAAATATTTGCATATTCTAACTTTACATTAAAAAAAGAAGGAAATATGTATAGAGTAACCCAAAGTGAAATTATAAAAAGTTTTTATAACTTATCTTATAATTTTGAGGCTTTTTCTTATGCAACTCATATACTAAAATTATTAGACAATTTTGTTATTGATAATCAATCTAATAACAGATTATTTATATCGCTTGCTCAAACTCTTTACTTATTTTGTGAAGAAAATATAGACATGGAATATGTGAGCTTATGCTTTGAACTTAAATTTTTAGATTATGTAGGATTTAAACCTATTGTTAATAAATGTGTAAGTTGTAATAACAATAATTTTAAAAATCCTGTATTTAATATATATGAAGGTGGAATATTATGTGAAAGGTGTAGTGATAATTTTAAACATAACTTAAGGATGAATATAACTACAGCAAATCTAATGGATTATATATTAAAAAATGATATACTTTTATGTTCTAAAGCTAAGGTATCTAAATATCTAATAAATGAGCTAAATAAGATTTTAAAAATTTACATGAACGAATATTTAGGAAGTATAAACGAAAAATCATTAAATGTTTTAAAAAGTCTAAATAAAAAGGGAGTGGAATAA
- a CDS encoding helix-turn-helix transcriptional regulator, whose translation MIVIQLNQRQQKIIEIVKESEPITSEQIASMLNVTRATLRSDLAILTMTGILDARPKVGYFYSGINKLNLLGNDMKNKKVEDIMSIPVIAKKDDSLYEVIVNMFLSDVGSIFIIDDDESLCGIVSRKDLLKATIGGADMNKMPIGMIMTRTPNIITVEKEDSVILVAKKIIEHEIDSIPVVENMDDKIKVIGKISKTNITKLFLEIVDN comes from the coding sequence GTGATTGTCATTCAACTAAATCAAAGACAACAAAAGATAATAGAAATAGTAAAAGAAAGTGAACCAATAACAAGTGAGCAAATTGCTTCTATGTTAAATGTTACTCGTGCTACGTTAAGATCAGATTTAGCTATCTTAACAATGACAGGAATATTAGATGCTAGACCAAAAGTAGGTTACTTTTATTCGGGAATAAATAAGCTTAACTTATTAGGAAACGACATGAAAAATAAAAAGGTTGAGGATATCATGAGTATTCCTGTAATAGCAAAAAAAGATGATAGTTTATATGAAGTAATAGTAAATATGTTCTTATCAGATGTGGGAAGTATTTTTATCATAGATGATGATGAAAGCTTATGCGGTATAGTATCGAGAAAAGATTTATTAAAGGCAACTATAGGTGGTGCAGATATGAATAAAATGCCTATAGGAATGATAATGACTAGAACTCCTAATATCATTACAGTAGAAAAAGAAGACAGTGTTATCTTAGTAGCTAAAAAGATAATAGAGCATGAAATAGATTCTATTCCAGTAGTTGAAAATATGGATGATAAAATTAAGGTAATAGGAAAAATATCAAAAACAAACATTACAAAATTATTCTTAGAGATTGTAGACAATTAA
- the ppdK gene encoding pyruvate, phosphate dikinase has translation MSVKYVYSFNEGSKEMKSLLGGKGANLAEMTKIGLPVPPGFTITTESCIDYYENNKTIKQEIINQIEEKLCSLEKDLGKQLGSEENPLLVSVRSGAVISMPGMMDTILNLGLNDNTVKALAKATDNDRFAYDSYRRFIQMFSDVAMEVPKYKFENVLDKYKEENNFKFDTDLTCDHLKSIVEEYKAIYRKEVGEDFPQEPKKQLMLAVEAVFRSWNNPRAIVYRRLNDIPNDLGTAVNIQSMVFGNMGDTSGTGVAFTRDPGTGENKLLGEYLINAQGEDVVAGIRTPEPIATLEKVMPEIYKQFIDTVKTLENHYKDMQDVEFTIEKGRLFFLQTRNGKRTAASAINVAVDLVEEGLISKEEAIMRVEPKQLDQLLHPKFEDKALKEATVLAKGLPASPGAGSGKIYFTAEEAVEASKNGEKVILVRQETSPEDIEGMVCSHGILTARGGMTSHAAVVARGMGKCCVAGCGEIKVDEIAKEVRKDNLVLREGDFISIDGSTGIVYLGEVAKTKVSMTGNFEKLMNWVDEVRDMKVRTNADNPRDSKAAVDFGAEGIGLCRTEHMFFDEDRIPAVRKMILSNTVEDRVKALDKLLPMQKQDFVDIYKVMGDRPVNIRLLDPPLHEFLPHDDETIEELAKDMNIQASEIKKRIVDLAEFNPMLGHRGCRLAVTYPEIAVMQTKAIINAAIEVNKEGLNVEPEIMIPLVGALNEFKVVKNIIVETANAIIEESNVDLKYTVGTMIEIPRACLIADEIAREADFFSFGTNDLTQMTFGYSRDDAGKFLGQYVDEEILEKDPFQVLDQNGVGKLVKMATTLAREEKGDNIKLGICGEHGGDPTSVEFCYETGLNYVSCSPYRVPIARLAAAQATIKKKSK, from the coding sequence ATGAGTGTTAAATACGTTTATAGCTTTAATGAAGGAAGTAAAGAAATGAAATCATTATTAGGAGGGAAAGGAGCTAACTTAGCAGAAATGACTAAAATAGGACTTCCTGTGCCTCCTGGGTTTACTATAACAACTGAGTCATGTATCGATTATTATGAAAACAACAAAACAATAAAACAAGAAATTATAAACCAAATTGAAGAAAAGTTATGTTCTTTAGAAAAAGATTTAGGCAAACAATTAGGAAGTGAAGAAAATCCACTTCTTGTATCTGTTCGCTCAGGTGCAGTTATATCAATGCCAGGTATGATGGATACTATATTAAATCTTGGATTAAATGATAATACAGTTAAAGCATTGGCAAAAGCAACTGATAATGACAGATTTGCATATGATAGTTATAGAAGATTTATACAAATGTTCTCTGATGTTGCCATGGAGGTTCCAAAATACAAATTTGAAAATGTTCTAGATAAATATAAAGAGGAGAATAATTTTAAATTTGACACAGACTTAACATGTGATCACTTAAAATCAATAGTAGAAGAATACAAGGCAATATATAGAAAAGAAGTTGGAGAAGATTTTCCACAAGAACCTAAAAAACAATTAATGTTAGCAGTAGAAGCTGTATTTAGATCTTGGAATAACCCAAGAGCTATAGTATACCGTAGATTAAATGATATTCCAAATGATTTAGGAACTGCAGTTAATATACAATCAATGGTATTTGGTAATATGGGAGACACTTCTGGTACAGGTGTTGCCTTTACAAGAGACCCTGGTACAGGAGAAAATAAGTTATTAGGAGAATACTTAATAAATGCACAAGGTGAAGATGTTGTTGCAGGTATAAGAACTCCAGAGCCTATAGCTACACTTGAAAAAGTAATGCCAGAAATTTATAAACAATTTATAGATACTGTTAAAACATTAGAAAATCATTATAAAGATATGCAAGACGTTGAGTTTACTATAGAAAAAGGTAGATTATTCTTCTTACAAACTAGAAATGGTAAAAGAACAGCTGCATCTGCTATAAATGTGGCAGTAGATTTAGTTGAAGAAGGTTTAATAAGTAAAGAAGAAGCTATAATGAGAGTAGAGCCTAAGCAATTAGATCAATTATTACATCCAAAGTTTGAAGACAAAGCACTAAAAGAAGCTACAGTTTTAGCTAAAGGTCTACCAGCATCACCAGGAGCTGGAAGTGGTAAAATCTATTTTACTGCTGAAGAGGCTGTTGAAGCTTCAAAAAACGGAGAAAAGGTAATACTTGTTAGACAAGAAACATCTCCAGAAGATATAGAAGGAATGGTTTGTTCTCACGGGATACTTACTGCAAGAGGTGGTATGACTTCTCATGCAGCAGTTGTTGCTAGAGGTATGGGGAAATGTTGTGTCGCTGGTTGTGGAGAAATAAAAGTTGATGAAATAGCTAAAGAAGTAAGAAAAGACAACTTAGTTCTAAGAGAAGGAGATTTTATATCTATAGATGGTTCTACAGGTATTGTTTACTTAGGAGAAGTAGCAAAAACAAAAGTATCTATGACAGGTAATTTTGAAAAGTTAATGAACTGGGTTGATGAAGTTAGAGATATGAAGGTTAGAACTAATGCAGATAACCCAAGAGATTCAAAAGCTGCTGTTGATTTTGGGGCAGAAGGTATAGGACTTTGCAGAACTGAGCATATGTTCTTTGATGAAGATAGAATACCTGCTGTTAGAAAAATGATATTATCAAATACTGTTGAAGATAGAGTTAAAGCTTTAGATAAGTTATTACCTATGCAAAAACAAGATTTTGTTGATATATACAAGGTTATGGGCGATAGACCAGTTAATATAAGATTATTAGATCCACCACTACATGAATTCTTACCACATGACGATGAAACAATTGAAGAATTAGCTAAGGATATGAATATTCAAGCTAGTGAAATCAAAAAAAGAATAGTGGACTTAGCAGAATTTAACCCTATGCTTGGTCATAGAGGATGCAGACTTGCAGTTACTTATCCAGAGATAGCTGTAATGCAAACTAAAGCTATAATAAATGCTGCTATAGAAGTTAATAAAGAAGGTTTAAATGTTGAACCAGAAATAATGATACCACTAGTTGGTGCTTTAAATGAATTTAAAGTAGTTAAAAATATTATAGTTGAAACAGCAAATGCAATTATAGAAGAAAGCAACGTAGACTTAAAATATACTGTAGGTACAATGATAGAGATACCTAGAGCTTGTTTAATAGCTGATGAAATAGCAAGAGAAGCTGATTTCTTCTCATTTGGAACAAATGATTTAACACAAATGACATTTGGATATTCTAGAGATGATGCTGGAAAATTCTTAGGTCAATATGTGGATGAAGAAATCTTAGAAAAAGACCCGTTCCAAGTGTTAGATCAAAATGGTGTTGGTAAGTTAGTAAAAATGGCAACAACATTAGCAAGAGAAGAAAAAGGTGATAATATTAAACTTGGAATATGTGGAGAGCATGGAGGAGATCCTACATCAGTAGAATTCTGTTATGAGACAGGACTTAACTATGTATCTTGTTCACCATATAGAGTTCCGATAGCTAGACTTGCAGCTGCACAAGCAACTATTAAGAAAAAATCAAAATAG
- a CDS encoding response regulator: protein MNKPLILIIEDDKAVKNLISTTLETHNYNYHTASNGESAILDATSNNPDVIFLDLGLPDIDGIDIIKKIRSWSNVPIIVISSRSEDKDKIDALDAGADDFITKPFSVDELLARLRVTLRRLNNMQSTSIESSIFNNGDLKIDYASGCVYKNNEELHLTPIEYKLLCLLSRNIGKVLTHTYMTKEIWGSSWDSYVSSLRVYMATLRKKIETDTSHPQYIQTHVGVGYRMIKI, encoded by the coding sequence ATGAATAAACCATTAATTTTAATAATAGAAGATGATAAAGCAGTTAAGAATTTAATATCAACTACTTTAGAAACGCATAATTACAATTATCATACTGCTTCAAACGGTGAGTCTGCCATATTAGATGCAACCTCTAATAACCCTGATGTTATTTTTCTTGACTTAGGACTTCCTGATATAGATGGTATTGACATTATAAAAAAAATTCGTTCTTGGTCTAATGTACCTATTATTGTAATAAGCTCAAGAAGTGAAGATAAAGATAAAATAGATGCTTTAGATGCAGGCGCTGATGACTTTATAACTAAACCATTTTCTGTCGATGAACTTCTTGCAAGACTAAGAGTTACTTTGCGTAGATTAAATAACATGCAGTCTACTTCTATAGAAAGTTCGATTTTTAATAATGGTGATTTAAAAATTGACTACGCTAGCGGATGTGTTTATAAAAATAATGAAGAATTACATTTAACTCCTATTGAATACAAATTACTTTGTTTGCTTTCTAGAAATATTGGCAAAGTTTTAACTCATACTTATATGACAAAGGAAATTTGGGGAAGTTCTTGGGATAGTTATGTTTCTTCTTTAAGAGTTTATATGGCTACACTTAGAAAAAAAATCGAAACTGATACTTCTCATCCTCAGTATATCCAAACTCATGTTGGTGTTGGTTACAGAATGATAAAAATATAA
- a CDS encoding DUF4342 domain-containing protein, with protein MSKITIEAIDQVMERVPGVTYAQVKEALEKCDGDVVDAIILLQDNSTGSQENKDKKSFEDVFGKDSEKIKEEVTELLRKSNVIRIVIEKNGKIIMNIPITVGVVGVVFAPILSLIGLSASVLAKYRIKIENEDEGTTVDLGEFSEEKLNIIKDMVSSAAKDVKQAVDKKNKNTEDKNECDNDEVIIDLNKNDYREKKDEE; from the coding sequence ATGAGTAAAATAACTATAGAAGCCATTGATCAGGTGATGGAAAGAGTACCAGGAGTAACTTATGCTCAAGTAAAAGAGGCTCTTGAAAAATGTGATGGAGATGTAGTTGACGCTATAATTTTACTACAAGATAATTCTACAGGTTCACAAGAAAATAAAGATAAAAAATCATTTGAAGATGTATTTGGAAAAGACTCAGAAAAAATAAAAGAAGAAGTTACAGAACTTCTAAGAAAAAGCAATGTTATACGTATAGTTATTGAAAAAAATGGAAAAATAATAATGAATATACCTATTACTGTAGGAGTTGTTGGAGTAGTGTTTGCTCCAATATTATCTTTAATAGGTCTATCAGCATCAGTACTTGCAAAATATAGAATAAAAATTGAAAATGAAGATGAAGGCACAACAGTTGATTTAGGCGAATTTAGCGAAGAAAAATTAAATATTATTAAAGATATGGTAAGTTCAGCTGCTAAAGATGTAAAACAAGCTGTTGATAAGAAAAATAAAAATACAGAAGATAAAAATGAATGTGATAATGACGAAGTTATAATTGATCTTAATAAAAACGACTACAGAGAAAAAAAGGATGAAGAATAA
- the glyQ gene encoding glycine--tRNA ligase subunit alpha, translating to MNFQDMILALQSYWSKQGCIMMQPYDVEKGAGTMNPNTILRSLGPEPWSVCYVEPSRRPADGRYGENPNRLYQHHQFQVILKPSPENIQELYLKSLEAIGINPLEHDIRFVEDNWESTTVGAWGLGWEVWLDGMEVTQFTYFQQVGGIECELETGEITYGLERLAMYIQDVDSVYDLKWNDTITYGDVFKKAEFENSTYSFDECDADMLFNLFDIYEKEALRIIERGLVVPAYDYVLKCSHTFNTLDARGAIGVSQRASFIGRVRNMAKAVAELYVKQREEMGYPLLKEGDK from the coding sequence ATGAATTTTCAAGATATGATACTAGCACTTCAAAGTTACTGGTCTAAGCAAGGATGTATCATGATGCAGCCTTACGACGTGGAAAAAGGTGCAGGAACAATGAATCCAAACACCATCTTAAGATCATTAGGTCCAGAACCATGGAGTGTTTGTTATGTAGAGCCGTCAAGAAGACCTGCAGATGGTAGATATGGAGAAAATCCTAATAGATTATATCAACATCATCAATTCCAAGTTATTCTAAAGCCATCTCCAGAAAACATACAAGAACTATACTTAAAAAGCTTAGAAGCTATAGGTATTAATCCATTAGAACATGATATAAGATTTGTTGAAGATAACTGGGAATCAACTACTGTTGGTGCTTGGGGACTTGGGTGGGAAGTTTGGCTAGATGGTATGGAAGTTACTCAATTTACATATTTCCAACAAGTTGGAGGAATAGAGTGTGAGTTAGAAACTGGAGAAATAACATACGGTCTAGAAAGACTTGCTATGTATATACAAGACGTTGACAGTGTTTATGATTTAAAATGGAACGATACTATAACTTATGGTGACGTGTTTAAAAAAGCTGAATTTGAAAATAGTACATATTCATTTGATGAGTGTGATGCAGATATGTTATTTAACTTATTTGATATATATGAAAAAGAAGCGTTAAGAATAATAGAAAGAGGACTTGTAGTGCCAGCATATGACTATGTGTTAAAATGTTCTCATACTTTTAATACATTAGATGCTAGGGGAGCTATAGGTGTTAGTCAAAGAGCATCATTTATAGGTAGAGTTAGAAATATGGCAAAAGCTGTAGCAGAACTTTATGTTAAGCAAAGAGAAGAAATGGGATATCCACTATTAAAGGAAGGTGACAAATAA
- the glyS gene encoding glycine--tRNA ligase subunit beta: MNNYLLLEIGVEELPSRFGQTTLDQIENNLSKLLKEERVSFNKIEKYATPRRLTFVIVDLAEKATDLEEEVKGPARKIAVDDEGNFTKPALGFMKSKGLDPENVYFKKVGNAEYLFGTIKQEGKDTKEVLKNIIPEAIKNVTFPKAMRWGGKNMRFARPIRWMVTLLNNEVLDVNLEGIKSSNLTKGHRFLGEKEFEVNSIEDYFEKLKKNFVILDQHKRKEMIKEQAIEVANSLGGEVELDDDLLEEITFLVEYPTAFYGEFDEEYVKLPKEVVTTPMKEHQRYFPVLKEGKLLPNFIAVRNGDSNRIDLVKAGNEKVLRARLADALFFYNEDTKKSLESFVDKLHTVVFQAKLGTVYDKTLRIEKLSKVILDELNMTESAKNTARAAKLCKADLVTNMVFEFTELQGIMGKDYAKVSGENEEVCQGIFEHYLPRFAGDILPETNAGIALSIADKLDSIAGFFAIGIKPSGSQDPYALRRQALGILSILLDKKLSVNLNNLVNAALDNYSSLEFNKEEVASQIVEFFVERVKNLFKDLGVRYDVIDAVLNNNLNDISDIHTRALELNRWLQKDELVEMLTAFNRVSTLAEKATTDIVKEELLKEDAEIKLYNGFKEIKSNVENLLADKKYDEALDAFATLRPLVDNLFDNVMIMDKDEAIKENRLGLLKQIYSTMLTICDLSKIVYK; the protein is encoded by the coding sequence ATGAATAATTACCTTTTATTAGAGATTGGGGTAGAAGAATTACCATCAAGATTTGGACAAACTACATTAGATCAAATAGAAAATAATTTAAGTAAATTACTTAAAGAAGAAAGAGTAAGTTTTAATAAAATAGAAAAGTATGCAACACCAAGAAGATTAACTTTTGTTATAGTTGACTTAGCTGAGAAAGCAACTGACTTAGAAGAAGAAGTCAAAGGGCCTGCTAGAAAAATAGCCGTAGATGATGAAGGAAACTTTACAAAACCGGCTCTTGGATTTATGAAAAGTAAAGGTTTAGACCCAGAAAATGTATACTTTAAGAAAGTAGGAAATGCTGAGTACTTATTTGGTACAATTAAACAAGAAGGAAAAGATACTAAAGAAGTATTAAAAAATATAATTCCTGAAGCTATTAAAAATGTAACTTTCCCTAAAGCAATGCGTTGGGGTGGTAAAAACATGAGATTTGCTAGACCAATAAGATGGATGGTTACATTATTAAATAATGAAGTACTAGATGTAAACTTAGAAGGTATAAAATCTTCTAACCTTACTAAAGGTCATAGATTCTTAGGAGAAAAAGAATTTGAAGTAAACTCAATAGAAGATTATTTTGAAAAATTAAAAAAGAACTTTGTAATATTAGACCAACATAAAAGAAAAGAAATGATAAAAGAACAAGCTATAGAAGTAGCAAACTCTTTAGGTGGAGAAGTTGAATTAGATGATGATTTACTAGAAGAAATAACATTTTTAGTAGAATATCCAACAGCTTTTTATGGTGAGTTTGACGAAGAGTATGTTAAGTTACCAAAAGAAGTTGTAACGACACCGATGAAAGAACATCAAAGATACTTCCCAGTATTAAAAGAAGGGAAATTATTACCAAACTTTATAGCTGTTAGAAATGGTGATTCTAATAGAATAGATTTAGTTAAAGCTGGTAACGAGAAAGTACTTAGAGCTAGACTTGCGGATGCTTTATTCTTCTATAATGAGGATACTAAAAAGTCTTTAGAAAGCTTTGTTGACAAATTACATACAGTAGTATTTCAAGCTAAGCTTGGTACAGTTTACGATAAAACGTTAAGAATAGAAAAGTTATCTAAAGTTATACTTGATGAATTAAATATGACTGAGAGCGCCAAAAATACTGCAAGAGCAGCTAAACTCTGTAAAGCTGACCTTGTAACTAATATGGTATTCGAGTTTACGGAACTTCAAGGTATAATGGGGAAAGATTATGCAAAAGTAAGTGGGGAGAATGAAGAAGTATGCCAAGGTATATTTGAACATTATCTACCAAGATTTGCTGGAGATATATTACCAGAAACTAATGCAGGTATAGCTTTATCTATAGCTGATAAGCTAGATTCCATAGCAGGATTCTTTGCTATAGGAATTAAACCATCAGGATCTCAAGACCCTTATGCTCTAAGACGTCAAGCTTTAGGAATACTTTCTATATTATTAGATAAAAAATTATCTGTTAACTTAAATAATTTAGTAAATGCAGCACTAGATAACTACTCTAGTTTAGAATTTAACAAAGAGGAAGTAGCTTCTCAAATAGTTGAATTTTTTGTTGAAAGAGTTAAAAACTTATTTAAAGATTTAGGAGTAAGATACGATGTTATAGATGCCGTATTAAATAACAACTTAAATGATATATCAGATATACATACGAGAGCTCTTGAATTAAATAGATGGCTTCAAAAAGATGAACTAGTTGAAATGTTAACTGCTTTCAACAGAGTTTCTACTTTAGCAGAGAAGGCAACTACGGATATAGTTAAAGAAGAATTATTAAAAGAAGATGCAGAAATTAAATTATATAATGGTTTTAAGGAAATAAAATCAAATGTTGAGAATTTATTAGCAGACAAAAAATATGATGAAGCTTTAGATGCTTTCGCTACACTAAGACCATTAGTTGATAATTTATTCGATAATGTAATGATAATGGATAAAGATGAAGCAATAAAAGAAAATAGACTTGGATTATTAAAACAAATTTACAGCACAATGCTTACTATTTGTGATTTATCTAAGATAGTTTATAAATAA